The window TTTTCACCTTTGAACCCTTAGAAAAAGTTGTAGATCTagtaaaactttaaaaacCATCTACCCCAAGTTTCCAATTCAGGCCCAGAATCAGATTTATGGCCGATTGGTGATTAATACTAGACAAAAACTATAGATattgaatagggattcccggagagaaggaaaaataacccaatcttcattcattgaattcaaattatgaactgattttatttaaagaattgttgtgtatataaatgaattcttagactcGAAATTCGAttcgacaattgttcttaaaaactgcttattattgaaaaattgtttatatttcatcctcAGCGTTGATATTGCGCCGTTTTGGTCTTAAGCTTCTCCATAGAGTGCGGATGGatgtttgtttggtttattttgtttgtgttccgttttgtatatttctttggtcaatctgatttggtgaagccatttctaCTGaccacgatgtttaatcttaaagaGATATTAATTGGCTTTTTGAGTcatttgtatctgtatctttaaCAGCAAGTTAGCAGTTTCTAATAATTTGCTGGTTCTTTGTTAAGAAGCTTAATTATAGTATTTCGAATTTTAACACATTTGGCGTAGTCTTCATAGAAGGACTAGGCCAGGCATTTTTTGTACATCTAATGATTAATTTGAAGTAAGAATTGTATTGACCATCTTTCTCTTCCCGTCTTCTTCACAGTTCATTCCGGAGTGGCCGATGAGGAGAGCCATGACAGCAGTCAAGGCAGTGGCAGTGATGCTGGCAAATCGATGTACAATCCCACAAATCACCGCGAACTCGAGCATCCCACATCGAATTTTGACACATTGGTGCACCTGCTAAAGGGCAACATTGGCACCGGAATTCTAGCTATGCCACACGCCTTTAAGAACGCGGGACTTTATGTGGGCCTTGTGGGTACTCTGATTATGGGCGCCATTTGTACACATTGTATGCACATGCTGGTCAAGAGCTCCCACGAGCTGTGCCGACGATTACAATTGCCAGCCTTGGACTTTCCGGGTGTGGCCTGCAGCAGCTTCGACACGGGTCCATTGGGCTTGAGACGTTACTCACATTTGGCTAGACGCATAGTGaccatatttttgtttataacgCAAATTGGTTTCTGTTGTGTTTACTTTCTGTTTGTGGCCCTCAACATTAAGGATGTAATGGATCACTATTATGTGATGAATAAGTACATCTATTTGCTAATTATGCTAGTGCCCATGGTGCTTCTGAATCTGGTGCGAAATCTCAAGTACCTGACACCTGTCTCATTGATTGCCTCAGTGCTGACAGTTGCCGGTTTGGCTATAACATTCTCATATTTGTTGCACGATCTACCTGATACGAGTTCGGTAAAGCCTGTGGCTTCCTGGGCCACTTTGCCTCTATATTTCGGGACAGCGGTTTACGCATTTGAGGGTATTGGTGTTGTGTTGCCATTGGAGAACAATATGCGTACACCACAAGATTTTGGTGGCACTACTGGTGTGCTTAATACGGGCATGGTTATCGTGGCCTGTCTATATACAGCAGTTGGTTTCTTTGGTTATCTCAAATACGGGGATATGGTTAAAGGCAGCATCACTCTGAATCTGCCCCAGGACGATATGTAAGTAACttaatttcaaatgaaacTCATTCTAGCTAATAATTTATGTTTTGCAGTCTCTCCCAATTGGTGAAGATCAGCATGGCGGTGGCCATATTCTTCTCCTATACCCTGCAGTTCTATGTGCCCGTCAATATAGTGGAACCCTTTGTGCGTGATCAATTTGAGACTCGACAAGCCAAAGAACTAGCAGCCACCATATTGCGAATCGTCCTAGTTACATTCACCTGTaagtatttaattatatacaaTTGATTGAAAGTTTTGCTAAATTTGTCCCTTTTTTGTCTTCTCAGTTGTATTGGCCGCCTGCATTCCCAATTTGGCGGATATAATCTCTTTAGTGGGAGCCGTTAGCAGTTCCGCCTTGGCTCTTATAGCACCACCCATAATTGAGATGATCACCTTCTATAATGTTGGCTATGGTCGTTATAATTCATTGCTATGGAAAGATTTTGCCATTTTGGCATTCGGTGTTTGTGGCTTTGTGTTTGGCACTTGGGCGAGTTTGTCGGAGATTTTTAATCCTAGTACAATCTAAATTTATCTTAATTTTGAGATGATGAAAACGTGTGCGAATTTACGACAAAGGCTTTACGTAGTTTTAACTAGCAACAACTCTACGATTACGATTAATTTCCAATTTTGGTGCTTACCAAAACTTGcgttgtgttctatttattagcatataatattttaatcaCTCGTTTTTATTAGTAGCTTCTTCGACTCAGACAATAACTAGCGTGAGTTAAGACGAGTgagtgtttctttttttttttttgattttgcttttgttttatattgttgatttaatttgttatgTGTATTTAGCTCAAGGATCGCACAATTCCAAAAGTGATTTTGCATAGTATTCTTATAAACATTATTGTTTAGATTTTTATGTGATGATAAACTTGATTGATAACAATGTTTTTATTAAGTGTTTGATTAACAAGTTCTCATTGTCGGAAAtcaaaaatagatttttagTAGCATAATTTAACTGATTTATTGTTCGCGTATAAAATCCcaaaaatgtacatacatatatatatatatatacatacatagaaagaaaaatactTATATATCTATtcaatatgtatttatttatttggtcaGTCGATATTTGACCTATCGCAACAATGTTCTTGAGAATCtttaaacaataacaaaagacaataatatatatacattacataatgtttataaaaattgaacAGCAAGTGTACCAGGATTTATTAAACGCAAAGTGGGACGAGGATTAGCCTGGTTTGTCAATAATACCAAAGACTGAAGAGATTCGGGCTTGAATCTCAATTGTTGTCCTTGGGTTGGACGTTGAACCAATAGAGCTGGAGCCTGATCAGCTGGCTGTATTTCCTCGGCATCGGGATCGGGTGTGAAATCCTGAGGATCGGCTGAACTAGGCAATTGTTCAACTGCATCAGCTGGTGGTGGACCATAAGTCAAATCAGGTGGTCCGTATGTCTGATCTGGCTGATTGTTGATGCCCTCTTCGAATGGAATTTCTGGTTTCAGCTCATCGGCCGATGGATAAGgagcagctgcagctgcttGTTCTTGTCTCTGACTGCGTAGACGTCCTGGATTCGGTTGAGCCACTGCCAAACCAACTGCCAATAGCACAACCAGGCTgccaaatatatttttcaattgtttgtacatattttttgtatactaAAAAAGCCGACTCGACGATGATTGATAACTTTGCTGCCGAAACTTGAATATTTATACGCTTTGCTTAAGATGGCTACGTGATTTGCCTCAAAAATATTCAAGATTCATACCTTGTCATGCGTTTGCCTAATGGCCGGGTCACCTCAAATACGAAAACCCTTGGTCACGTTGCAGGTCACCAAATTTGGAAAGTCAATCGAATCGAATCGATTAATATCAATGTCAATGCCATCAAAACAGTTTTGTGTACTTGGAactcaaaattaattaaagcaTTTATTCAGAGTTCTTAAGGGGGGAGCCTGCTTTAGGAGGCCTAAGAAAGGCagtttttagtgtttttttttaggatagaaaaaaacaagcaaatataatgaaatttttacatcattttattacatatttaaacttacaaaaaacatttttttaaatttaaaatatcgaAATACATCCCACTTTCATCTACTTTTGTGCACCACCGCGCAATTGAAGCGGGCGAAATGTAGGTCGCAATTTTTGTCTGACATGagacaaaaaaatcaaatggataattaattttcattagtCCTTCTTCTATGTGAacctttttttaatttttttttgaaagtttttttttagatttgaaaaaaaagttgaatttTTCACCAAAAAACCTAACTTcaatttactaaaaaaaatagtttagaattttttttttaaagaactttCCAGGTTCACAGAGGAGGCAATATGATACTGAATCTAATAAGCTTTGGTTTTTTACGATTGGTTGaacccttttttttgtaattttgccCGCCAatcccaaaaataaaaactcgaGAGAACGCACTTTAAAGTTTACCGAACACTGCTCGGCGCCCGACTGCTTTTAGTGCTGTATCTTCAAAAATAATTCGAATTGTCTTTCCAAAATTGACAGACATATTCTTACAATTAGATATATTAGGAACAGATTTAAGCAATAAAATCGATTTTTTGAGCCTCCTAAAGCAGGCTCCCCCCTTAAGTTTAAATTCTTATTTTCAAAGTAAATCGGGATTTTTCTGGGTCCATTAAATAACTAGATTTAATAAACCATAAATGTAAATATCACAAATATTTGGgaccagaagaaaaaaagtcaatttaaatattaaattataataattaggACCCACCTAGACTTCGACGATGTTAACTTTAGTTTTAATCTattaatattcatattttaaTTGGGAATAtctaatatataaatatatttcaagcGTCTAAGACAAAAACTGTGCACCATTTTTAGAGTTTTTGCTTCATAAATgctttattttaaataaaatcccTTAAAAATCGGTCAGGTCGCTAACgcaaatatatttattgcCTTTGGTGCACTTATAATTCCCAAGTTGTTATTCTTCACAGTGTACCTATATAACGGGTTTGGACAATCGCTTGCTTGTGTTGTTTGGAAGGAGAGCAAGTTAGCACTCCCCTAGACAAGGATGGAACACATAAACGAACGGCTAGGCACAAGACGAGCCGTtcacaagtttttttttgcatattttatttacaatttgctTAAATCACTTAAATATTACAGGTCATGTTGGTAAAATGTTAGCTAAAAAGATTCTTAAGGTTATGGGGATTATGTAGAGTAAGGTtgataatatttatatgttcAATATATTTCGTCAACTTTACTCTATATAAGCCTTTAATAGCCACACCCAAATGAATCTTTTTAGTAATGGGATAACCAGACTCCTTTAGTTGGTAGCATGTCTAAAACACGTCCGGGTAGATAGGCAAAGTAAGCTCGATGCAAATTGTCATTATTATTGGTACGCAAATAGTGTAGGGCATGCCAACACAAACGTGAACGATctaaaataatattattgaattgatttttaaatCTTTGGCCATATTTAAGAGACTAGAagtaagagagaaagaaatgtTAGAAATTTGATATGCAAGGACTACAATTCGTTCTTACGTTTTTGAATGTTTGCCCATCATGTGCTTCTGTATAGCTAACCAAATCATTTCCGAAATCTTGACCTGATATCGATGGCGGTAATAATGTTGTATCCATGTGAGttattttcatcaaatttTGTTGCTGAATATTGAACTCTTTGATAGTTTGGGCTCTATAGCGTTTGCCATAGCGACGTCTAATCCATTCACGTAGCTCGGGCACCTGATGACTTTGCGGTAGAGAAGCTAATACGAATTTGGAATTTTGGCGCAATTCCTTGAGAGCATCGTATAGCATCTGTTCCATGAGATGTTCGTCATTGGGATCAAAATTAGTGGCCACTGTCACTGGTTTTGGCTCTGGCTTTTCTAACAATCCTTTCTGGAATATATTGTGCACACACTGAGACACTGCATC is drawn from Drosophila willistoni isolate 14030-0811.24 chromosome 2R unlocalized genomic scaffold, UCI_dwil_1.1 Seg167, whole genome shotgun sequence and contains these coding sequences:
- the LOC6648238 gene encoding proton-coupled amino acid transporter-like protein CG1139 — protein: MEDLTPLANLQQIAENATRKPKKMSERQPLLQQSDASDYEGSGRSNALRPVSSSPPDSTLVNVQSEDSIAVHSGVADEESHDSSQGSGSDAGKSMYNPTNHRELEHPTSNFDTLVHLLKGNIGTGILAMPHAFKNAGLYVGLVGTLIMGAICTHCMHMLVKSSHELCRRLQLPALDFPGVACSSFDTGPLGLRRYSHLARRIVTIFLFITQIGFCCVYFLFVALNIKDVMDHYYVMNKYIYLLIMLVPMVLLNLVRNLKYLTPVSLIASVLTVAGLAITFSYLLHDLPDTSSVKPVASWATLPLYFGTAVYAFEGIGVVLPLENNMRTPQDFGGTTGVLNTGMVIVACLYTAVGFFGYLKYGDMVKGSITLNLPQDDILSQLVKISMAVAIFFSYTLQFYVPVNIVEPFVRDQFETRQAKELAATILRIVLVTFTFVLAACIPNLADIISLVGAVSSSALALIAPPIIEMITFYNVGYGRYNSLLWKDFAILAFGVCGFVFGTWASLSEIFNPSTI
- the LOC26529562 gene encoding uncharacterized protein LOC26529562, translated to MYKQLKNIFGSLVVLLAVGLAVAQPNPGRLRSQRQEQAAAAAPYPSADELKPEIPFEEGINNQPDQTYGPPDLTYGPPPADAVEQLPSSADPQDFTPDPDAEEIQPADQAPALLVQRPTQGQQLRFKPESLQSLVLLTNQANPRPTLRLINPGTLAVQFL